The proteins below are encoded in one region of Terriglobales bacterium:
- a CDS encoding IS5 family transposase has product MQRQASFAEVEYGAKKKQTRRDKFLADMEAVVPWARLAERLAPLYPKGERGRPPIPLGRMLRVYFVQQWYGLADEAVEDAFYDSQALRGFAGIMLNREAIPDATTVLHFRHWLERHDLTKGLFEEVNAMLEERGLLMRQGTIVDATIIAAPSSTKNKHQSRDPEMHQTKKGNQWYFGMKAHIGVDVASGLVHTVVGTAANEADITQTVALLHGEEEDVFGDAGYTGADKRPELEDRDVSWNIAIKRSIIKALPKALRELAEPVERALSQVRAVVEHPFHIVKNRFRHKKLRYRGLHKNTAQLHTLFALANLVIAKKVLLPPSSA; this is encoded by the coding sequence ATGCAGCGTCAGGCGAGCTTTGCCGAGGTGGAATACGGGGCCAAGAAGAAGCAGACGCGGCGAGATAAGTTTCTGGCGGACATGGAAGCGGTGGTGCCGTGGGCGCGGCTGGCGGAGCGGCTTGCGCCGCTTTATCCGAAAGGCGAGCGCGGTCGGCCGCCGATCCCGTTGGGACGCATGCTGCGGGTCTATTTTGTGCAGCAGTGGTACGGGTTGGCCGATGAAGCGGTCGAGGACGCATTCTACGACAGCCAAGCGCTGCGCGGCTTTGCCGGGATCATGCTGAACCGCGAGGCGATCCCCGACGCGACCACGGTGCTGCATTTCCGGCATTGGCTGGAGCGGCACGATTTGACCAAGGGACTGTTCGAGGAAGTCAACGCGATGCTGGAGGAGCGTGGCTTGCTGATGCGGCAAGGGACGATTGTCGACGCCACGATCATCGCCGCGCCGTCCTCGACCAAGAACAAGCACCAGAGCCGCGACCCGGAGATGCACCAGACCAAGAAAGGCAATCAGTGGTACTTTGGGATGAAGGCCCACATCGGGGTCGATGTCGCCTCGGGGCTGGTGCACACGGTGGTCGGGACCGCCGCCAACGAAGCCGACATCACCCAGACGGTGGCGCTGCTGCACGGCGAAGAGGAAGACGTCTTCGGCGATGCCGGCTACACCGGGGCGGACAAGCGGCCTGAACTTGAGGATCGCGATGTATCATGGAACATCGCGATCAAGCGCAGCATCATCAAAGCGCTCCCGAAAGCGCTGCGGGAGTTGGCGGAGCCGGTGGAGCGGGCGCTATCGCAGGTGCGCGCCGTGGTCGAGCATCCCTTCCACATCGTCAAGAACCGCTTCCGTCATAAGAAGCTGCGCTATCGCGGCCTGCATAAGAACACCGCACAGCTCCACACGCTGTTCGCCCTGGCCAATCTGGTGATCGCCAAGAAGGTGCTCCTTCCCCCGTCATCGGCCTGA